In Sphingobacteriaceae bacterium, the following proteins share a genomic window:
- a CDS encoding ATP-dependent DNA helicase RecG: MLDTPIEYLKGIGPQRAEVLKKELGIFIYRDLLTYYPFRYVDRTRFHKIGEISEELPYIQLRGVIERMEVIGQKSGKRLSVMFRDTTGMIELVWFKGYNWVAQKLQLGIEYVVFGKPASFNGRFNLAHPEIEPVTEEFLKQQSAFQSVYNSTEKLKVRGLDSEGIRKAQRALVNQLQPQHLEETLSEEVLGDHQLMGRHKALQQIHFPDNAQSLKKAEFRIKFDELFYIQLRLLRLNKVRANTVQGFVFPKVGEIFNDFFANHLPFQLTNAQKRVLKEIRIDTGSGRQMNRLLQGDVGSGKTLVALMSILLAIDNGFQACLMAPTEILAQQHFETFKTLLKNMSVEVAILTGSSKTKARKLIHAQLLSGEIKILIGTHALIEDIVQFQNLGLVVIDEQHRFGVAQRAKLRAKNVNPPHMLIMTATPIPRTLAMTLYGDLDTSIIDELPPGRKPIKTVHYMENQRLRVYGFIKEQIALGRQIYIVYPLIQESEKMDYQNLQQGYDNLILEFPMPKYQVSIVHGKLTNEQKEFEMQRFVKGETQIMVATTVIEVGVNVPNASVMIIESSERFGLSQLHQLRGRVGRGAEQSFCILMTGFKLGAESKLRMETMVRTNDGFEISEVDLKLRGPGDIEGTQQSGVMDLKLANLAQDGQILQLARQTAQTLLDEDANLELPKNRVYLEHLSAQQKNRQNWSKIG; this comes from the coding sequence CTAGGCATCTTTATTTACCGCGACCTCTTAACTTATTATCCTTTTCGATATGTCGACCGCACCAGGTTTCATAAGATTGGCGAAATTTCTGAAGAGCTTCCTTACATACAACTTCGCGGTGTTATAGAACGCATGGAAGTAATAGGACAAAAAAGCGGGAAGCGCCTTTCCGTAATGTTCAGGGATACTACGGGCATGATAGAATTGGTTTGGTTTAAAGGCTATAATTGGGTCGCACAGAAACTACAACTAGGAATAGAATATGTAGTATTTGGAAAACCTGCCAGCTTTAACGGACGCTTTAATCTGGCACATCCCGAGATAGAGCCTGTAACAGAAGAGTTTTTAAAGCAGCAATCCGCTTTTCAATCTGTTTATAATTCCACAGAAAAATTAAAAGTGCGGGGCCTCGACAGCGAGGGAATTCGTAAAGCACAAAGAGCTTTAGTGAATCAATTGCAACCCCAGCACCTCGAAGAAACCTTAAGCGAGGAGGTTCTGGGTGATCATCAATTAATGGGTCGCCATAAAGCTTTGCAACAGATTCATTTTCCCGACAACGCGCAGTCTTTAAAAAAAGCTGAATTCAGGATAAAATTTGACGAGTTATTTTACATCCAACTACGTTTGTTGAGACTCAATAAGGTGCGGGCAAACACCGTGCAGGGATTTGTTTTTCCGAAAGTAGGAGAGATCTTTAATGATTTTTTCGCGAATCATTTACCTTTTCAACTCACTAATGCACAAAAGCGTGTGTTAAAAGAAATTCGTATCGATACGGGAAGTGGCAGACAGATGAACCGTTTATTGCAGGGCGATGTGGGAAGCGGTAAAACCCTGGTTGCTTTAATGAGCATTTTACTCGCAATTGATAATGGTTTTCAGGCTTGTTTAATGGCGCCAACAGAGATTCTGGCGCAACAGCATTTCGAAACTTTTAAAACATTATTAAAGAACATGAGCGTTGAAGTAGCCATACTTACTGGTTCTTCGAAAACAAAAGCAAGAAAATTAATACATGCTCAACTCCTTAGTGGTGAAATAAAAATTCTGATAGGAACACATGCGTTGATTGAGGATATTGTGCAGTTTCAAAACCTCGGACTGGTTGTAATTGATGAGCAACACCGCTTTGGTGTGGCACAACGCGCAAAATTAAGAGCGAAAAACGTCAACCCTCCACACATGCTGATCATGACGGCGACGCCCATTCCGCGAACGCTGGCTATGACGCTATACGGGGATCTCGATACAAGTATTATTGACGAGCTGCCTCCCGGAAGAAAGCCTATAAAGACCGTGCATTACATGGAAAACCAGCGCCTGCGCGTGTATGGCTTTATCAAAGAACAAATTGCACTGGGAAGACAGATCTATATAGTTTACCCACTTATTCAGGAAAGTGAAAAAATGGATTACCAGAATTTGCAGCAAGGCTACGATAATCTTATTCTTGAATTTCCAATGCCAAAATACCAGGTTAGTATTGTGCATGGCAAGCTCACCAATGAGCAAAAAGAATTTGAAATGCAACGTTTTGTAAAGGGAGAAACACAAATTATGGTAGCTACTACGGTTATTGAAGTGGGGGTAAATGTGCCTAACGCTAGCGTGATGATTATTGAAAGTTCCGAACGTTTTGGATTGTCACAACTGCATCAGTTAAGAGGCCGGGTAGGGCGTGGAGCCGAACAAAGTTTTTGCATTTTAATGACCGGTTTTAAGTTGGGAGCCGAAAGCAAATTACGCATGGAAACTATGGTGCGCACCAATGATGGATTTGAGATTAGTGAAGTGGATTTAAAATTGCGGGGCCCTGGCGATATTGAAGGTACACAGCAAAGTGGAGTGATGGATCTGAAATTGGCCAACCTGGCGCAGGATGGTCAGATCTTACAGTTGGCAAGGCAAACGGCACAGACTTTGCTGGATGAAGATGCAAATCTTGAACTTCCTAAAAACAGGGTCTATCTGGAGCATCTCAGCGCGCAGCAGAAAAACAGACAAAACTGGAGTAAGATTGGTTAA